Proteins encoded within one genomic window of Microbacterium sp. zg-B185:
- a CDS encoding MoxR family ATPase: MSMTPDQAAWFQATFLRLVHNIDKAVQGKHEIVGLVVASMLAEGHVLLEDAPGTGKTSLAKALAATVQGTSARIQFTPDLLPSDVTGVTIYDQQSHRFEFHKGPIFASIVLADEINRASPKTQSALLEVMEESRVTVDGVTHETGRPFLVIATQNPIEQAGTYKLPEAQLDRFLIKTSIGYPDLAVTEKILAGASDRNPSAGLTAIITTGAVADMADLAASVHVESAVLRYVAELAEATRNDPATRLGVSVRGAIAMIRIAKVWAAAHGRHFVLPDDIKTLAPAVWQHRLLLDAEAEFAGTSSQTVISRVLDGIAAPQARTAA, encoded by the coding sequence ATGAGCATGACCCCCGATCAGGCCGCCTGGTTCCAGGCGACATTCCTGCGCCTGGTGCACAACATCGACAAGGCTGTGCAGGGCAAGCACGAGATCGTCGGTCTGGTGGTCGCGTCCATGCTCGCCGAGGGTCATGTCCTCCTCGAAGACGCGCCCGGGACGGGCAAGACCAGCCTCGCCAAGGCGCTCGCCGCGACCGTGCAGGGCACGAGCGCGCGCATCCAGTTCACGCCCGACCTGCTGCCCTCCGACGTCACCGGCGTCACGATCTACGACCAGCAGTCCCACCGGTTCGAATTCCACAAGGGCCCGATCTTCGCATCCATCGTGCTCGCGGACGAGATCAACCGCGCCTCGCCGAAGACGCAGTCGGCTCTGCTCGAGGTGATGGAGGAATCCCGGGTCACCGTCGACGGCGTGACCCACGAAACGGGTCGCCCGTTCCTGGTGATCGCCACCCAGAACCCGATCGAACAGGCCGGAACGTACAAGCTGCCGGAGGCGCAGCTCGACCGCTTTCTGATCAAGACATCGATCGGCTACCCCGACCTCGCGGTGACGGAGAAGATCCTGGCCGGCGCATCCGACCGCAACCCGTCCGCCGGGCTCACCGCGATCATCACGACGGGCGCGGTCGCGGACATGGCCGACCTCGCGGCGTCGGTCCACGTCGAATCTGCTGTGCTGCGGTACGTGGCGGAGCTCGCCGAGGCGACCCGCAACGACCCCGCGACCCGTCTCGGCGTTTCGGTGCGCGGCGCGATCGCCATGATCCGCATCGCCAAGGTGTGGGCCGCCGCCCACGGGCGGCACTTCGTCCTCCCCGACGACATCAAGACCCTGGCGCCTGCCGTCTGGCAGCACCGCCTCCTGCTCGATGCCGAGGCGGAGTTCGCCGGCACCAGCAGTCAGACCGTGATTTCTCGGGTGCTCGACGGGATTGCGGCTCCCCAGGCGCGAACGGCGGCCTGA